In Priestia aryabhattai, the DNA window GTATATGTATACGGAGAAGCTGTTGGAGAGACTATGTTCTATGGACCGGGGGCAGGAAGTCTACCAACTGCCACTGCTGTCGTATCGGATTTAGTAGGTGTTATGAAAAACATGCGTTTAGGTGTGAATGGTAAAAGTGCGGTAACACCTCAGTATCCAAAACAGTTAAAAGCAGAAGATGAAATGTTTTCAAAGCATTTCTTACGTATTCATGTTAAAGATCAAGTTGGAGCATTTGCAAAATTAACAACACTATTCTCAGAGCGTGGCGTGAGCTTCGAAAAAATTATCCAACTTCCTGTGAAAGGAAGCGAATTAGCCGAGATTGTTGTTGTTACACATAAAACATCTCAAAAAGATTATGAGGAAATCCTTCAGCAGCTTCGGGATTTACCAATTGTAGAAAATGTAAAAAGCAGTTACCGCGTAGAGGGAGTTGGCACAGTATGATGTGGAAAGGTCTATTAGCTCAATATAAAGAATTTTTACCTGTAACAGAGAAAACACCTATGCTTACACTACATGAAGGAAATACGCCTTTAATTCATCTTGCTCATTTATCCAAAGAGCTAGGCATTGATTTACATGTAAAAGTAGAAGGGTTAAATCCAACGGGGTCATTTAAAGACCGCGGAATGGTAATGGCTGTAGCAAAAGCAAAAGAAGAAGGAAGCAATACGGTTATTTGTGCATCTACTGGTAACACATCCGCAGCTGCAGCAGCTTATGCATCACGCGCTGGTATGCGCTGTATCGTTGTTATTCCAAATGGGAAAATTGCGATGGGGAAATTAGCTCAAGCTGTTATGTATGGTGCAGAAATTGTAGCAATTGAAGGAAACTTTGACCAAGCGCTTTCTATGGTTCGTAAGCTAAGTGAAACATCACCGGTGGCACTTGTAAACTCTGTGAACCCATACCGTATTGAAGGGCAAAAAACAGCTTCTTTCGAGATTTGTGAACAGCTTGGAAAAGCACCTGACGTTTTAGCTATCCCAGTGGGGAATGCAGGGAATATTACAGCTTACTGGAAAGGATTCAAAGAATACAGTGAGCGTCACCAAACATCTCTTCCTCACATGCACGGTTTTGAAGCAGAGGGTGCAGCGGCGATCGTGCGTAATGAAGTTATCGAAAATCCAGAAACAATTGCAACGGCTATTCGAATCGGAAATCCAGCAAGCTGGGATTATGCTGTAAACGCAGCAAAAGAATCAAACGGAAAAATTGATGAAGTGACAGATGAACAAATCTTAGAAGCATATCGTACAATTGCACGCAAAGAAGGCGTATTTGCAGAGCCAGGTTCTTGCGCTTCAATTGCTGGTGTATTCAAAGATGTAGCTTCTGGTAAAATTGAAAAAGGTTCAACGGTTGTAGCTGTACTAACAGGTAACGGATTAAAAGATCCAAACGTAGCAATCGATGCTCATAACGTAAAGCCAGTGGTTTTACCAAATGATGAAGAAAAGGTATTTGAGTATATCCAAGGTGTCGTTGCTTCATGCTAGAAAATGAGCGTTTTGTCATTACGGTCCCAGCTAGCTCTGCTAATTTAGGGCCAGGATTTGATTCCATTGGAGTGGCTTTATCTCGCTATTTAAGATTAACAGTAGAGCGTCATGACGAATGGATTTTTATCCCTGAAACAAAAGAAGTGCAAAGCATTCCCACAGGTACAGATAACTTAATGTATGAAGTGGCACAGGACGTGGCTCGTCAATTTAACATTGACCTTCCAAGTGCGAAGGTATCTGTTTGGAGCAACATTCCATTAGCAAGGGGACTTGGAAGCAGCGCATCGGCTATCGTAGCCGGAATCGAACTGGCAAATGTATTGTGTGACTTGCGTTTATCTAAAAGAGAAAAGCTTCGCATCAGCAGCTTAATGGAAGGACATCCCGATAACGTCAGCCCTTCTATTTATGGAGGAATTGTTGTTGGTTACCATCATGAAAATGAAACATATATTGCTCAAATACCTGAATTTGATGTCGATATCGTGATGGCTATTCCAGAATATGAATTAAAAACAACAGATGCCCGTGATGTGCTGCCTTCCGATATTAATTATCGCCATGCAGTAGAAGCTGGAGCAATCGGCAACATGCTAGTAGCAGCTCTGTTAAATAAAGATTTACCTCTGGTAGGCGAATTTATGGAGAAAGATTTATATCACGAACCTTATCGTATGAGGCTCGTGCCAGAGCTTTCTCTTGTGCGAAAAGAAGCAAAAGCTCTCGGCGCATACGGTGTGTCACTAAGCGGAGCCGGTCCGAGTGTGTTATGTTTAGCGCCAAAAGGAAAAGGAAAAGCGATTGCTGAACATATGTATGCTTTACTGCCGAACTGCGAAATAGATGTTTTACAAATTGATCGCAAAGGTGTATTTGTAGAAGCTGAAGTCACAACGAGCTAATAAAAAATCCTCATTCATTTGAATGAGGATTTTTTATTAGCAAGCCCCAATGAAATGGGAAATTGCTTTTATAATAAAATCAAAGAGATTAGAATACTTGTTCTACTTCAACTACACCAGGTACTTCTTCTAAAAGGGCACGTTCGATACCAGCTTTTAGCGTAATTGTTGAACTTGGGCAGCTTCCGCAAGCGCCTAAAAGACGTAACTTTACAATACCATCCTCTACGTCTACTAGCTCACAGTCTCCACCGTCGCGAAGTAAAAACGGACGAAGTTTTTCTAATACTTCTTGAACTTGCTCGTGCATTTCCGACATAACTATCGACTCCTTTCTTCTACTCTTATTATAAACGGTCTTTCATGAAAAATCTATCGGAGTATACATGGTAATGTTACCTTAAAAGAAAAAGATGTGCAATGAATCAGTTTTGTGTAAAATAGTATTCAAATGAAGTAAAAGTGTTAATAATCGTACAGTTTGTATGTAAAGATTCAAGGGGGATGTGTTATGCAATCAACTGAGGTAGAAGTGTGCATTTATGGAGCTGAAATTGTTTGTGCAAGCTGTGTTAACCTACCGTCTTCAAAAGACACCTATGATTGGCTAGAGGCAGCTATTTCTCGTAAATATCCGAATCAACCGTTTGTTATCACATATGTAGATATAAATGAGCCGCCTGCGGATCCGAAGAAAGAAGCCTTTGCCAAGCGTGTGATTGAGGAAAATTTATTCTATCCTGTAGTGGCCATTAATGGAGAAATTGTTGGTGAAGGAAATCCGAAATTAAAGCGCGTATTTGAGGAAATGGAGAAGTATGGTTTCCGCGCATCATAACGAAAAAAGCCGTTAGATTGTCAGTCATCTAACGGCTTTTTTTTATCCACTGTGGTGTTTATACATCCAAAGAATACCTGATTTTAATAATCGAGCTACGCGCCCTGTAATCGGACGTTCGGCAACTAAGCCAAACCCATGCTTTTTGCCTAATGAACCAAGTATGCCTTTTAATTTAATGGTTGGCAATTCATCAGGAAGCGCTTCGCCTTTCCAGCGGTGAAGAAGTACTTGGACAATTTGTTCAGCCTGACCTTCTGCAAGCTGAGCACTTGGTGCATGCGGTAAGCTTGCGCAGTCACCTAAAATGTAGACATTTTCATCGTCAGGCAAGTTATGGTATTTTGTTAATACGACTCGTCCTTGAGGATCCTTTTCTACGTCTAAATCGCGTACCACTTTATTTGGCTGAATGCCTGCTGTCCACACAATTGCATCGCTTTGAATGGGCTCATCATGATTATAAAGAATGTTAGGTTCTACTTTTGTAATATTAGCACTATTTACAATTTCGACACCGTTTGAAGTAAACCAAGTTTGAACGTAATTGCTTAAACGTTCTGGGAAAGCAGATAGAATTAATTTACCGCGGTCAAATAAGATAATTCTTAAATCAGGTCGGCTTTCTCTGAGCTCACTTGCTAGTTCTACTCCGCTTAATCCAGCTCCTACAATTGAAACAGTCGCGTGGGCTGG includes these proteins:
- a CDS encoding NifU family protein, coding for MSEMHEQVQEVLEKLRPFLLRDGGDCELVDVEDGIVKLRLLGACGSCPSSTITLKAGIERALLEEVPGVVEVEQVF
- a CDS encoding YuzD family protein yields the protein MQSTEVEVCIYGAEIVCASCVNLPSSKDTYDWLEAAISRKYPNQPFVITYVDINEPPADPKKEAFAKRVIEENLFYPVVAINGEIVGEGNPKLKRVFEEMEKYGFRAS
- the thrC gene encoding threonine synthase; this translates as MWKGLLAQYKEFLPVTEKTPMLTLHEGNTPLIHLAHLSKELGIDLHVKVEGLNPTGSFKDRGMVMAVAKAKEEGSNTVICASTGNTSAAAAAYASRAGMRCIVVIPNGKIAMGKLAQAVMYGAEIVAIEGNFDQALSMVRKLSETSPVALVNSVNPYRIEGQKTASFEICEQLGKAPDVLAIPVGNAGNITAYWKGFKEYSERHQTSLPHMHGFEAEGAAAIVRNEVIENPETIATAIRIGNPASWDYAVNAAKESNGKIDEVTDEQILEAYRTIARKEGVFAEPGSCASIAGVFKDVASGKIEKGSTVVAVLTGNGLKDPNVAIDAHNVKPVVLPNDEEKVFEYIQGVVASC
- a CDS encoding NAD(P)/FAD-dependent oxidoreductase, giving the protein MKNLVILGGGYGGMRVLQRLFPNHLPNDVEVTLIDKAPYHSLKTEFYALAAGTISDQHVRVAFPEHPRLKIRYGCVKRIDLKEKCVYVDNQMIAYDDLIVGLGCEDKYHGVPGALEHTYSIQSIDASRATYQTLNNLPAHATVSIVGAGLSGVELASELRESRPDLRIILFDRGKLILSAFPERLSNYVQTWFTSNGVEIVNSANITKVEPNILYNHDEPIQSDAIVWTAGIQPNKVVRDLDVEKDPQGRVVLTKYHNLPDDENVYILGDCASLPHAPSAQLAEGQAEQIVQVLLHRWKGEALPDELPTIKLKGILGSLGKKHGFGLVAERPITGRVARLLKSGILWMYKHHSG
- the thrB gene encoding homoserine kinase, which translates into the protein MLENERFVITVPASSANLGPGFDSIGVALSRYLRLTVERHDEWIFIPETKEVQSIPTGTDNLMYEVAQDVARQFNIDLPSAKVSVWSNIPLARGLGSSASAIVAGIELANVLCDLRLSKREKLRISSLMEGHPDNVSPSIYGGIVVGYHHENETYIAQIPEFDVDIVMAIPEYELKTTDARDVLPSDINYRHAVEAGAIGNMLVAALLNKDLPLVGEFMEKDLYHEPYRMRLVPELSLVRKEAKALGAYGVSLSGAGPSVLCLAPKGKGKAIAEHMYALLPNCEIDVLQIDRKGVFVEAEVTTS